cggtgtgtgtgtttactttatttaattaaaattattattttttgttgcaaatggtAGATTTACGTTTTTTAGAATAATCCAATGAACACACGTGTGGTAAAACGTCCAGAAATTACTTTTCAGTTGTTGCGCAATTTTTCCGTAAACATTTAAAAGAATGTAGTTGAAAACatgattttattgcttttaacATTTAAGGACACTAAGACActtaaaaatgtatttcacttttcttaatCTTGTACTCCTTTAGTTCAAGTTCTTCGTTGGAAGTAAAGCTTTTTGCTTAATGTACTTTGCACAATCGGCACCATGCATTCATTGCCATATCCTCGTTTGCTCGCTACATCGTTTATCACAGCTGTTAGTATATCCATGATATGCTCACTGCAAAACAAGACCGTTATTATAgtagttttcatttttcattttcgtgTGAAATTTACCTTTCATACAATTGGCGCACTTTTGCGCACAGTTCCTGAATAAACCAGGAACCCTTTTCGATGTGCCGTATCGACGCAAATCCTGGCACGGTGGACCAAGCGACTAGAAAATCCATAAACACCGATGCTGTCTTTTCTTCTCCGTCAAGTCCATCGAGTTCGTGGTTCGGTATCGGGACGGCCGATTGCAGATCCGCACCCTGGCAAGCCTGCACGATCAATAGCTTCGGTTTCCCAGTGAGTCGTTCATTGGCCATCAGTTGCTGGATAGCTTTCACTTCCACCGGAATGCTATTCGAACCGAACACCTTACCTTCCTGACCATGGGATAGTAGACAAACAACCAATGAACAGTGCATTGATTTTATACGCTGAACAGCGTGTTGCACCGCTTGCAATATTTGGtgatgtgtgttgttttcctcCAATATCAGCTCGTACCCAAACTCTGTAAAAAGGCTCTCCAATGCTTTTTTGTCCACTTCAGTGCCCTTTCGATCTTTCAAAGGTCTAGGAGGCATCAGTTCGATAAGCTCTGGATTTGTTTCACGGTAAAAGGTGAACTGGTTTATCAGCAAAACAATACCTGCTCGTTCGGGATGGAATGTGTAGGATTCTAGAGGTGATGGTGTCGTTTGAATCTTTGTTATTACAGACTTTGATGGACTGTGGCCGACGGTCACATCAGAGATGTTGGGAATGTTCTTTGTGCTAGCGTCAGATTGTTCCTGATTCTGATTGGAAAGATGGCGATTAAAATGTGATACGATACTCTTCAGGAAATCACTATGGTCGTACAACTCTACCGCTTTGCATGCGGCGGTTAGCACCAAAAGGTTACTTTCTTGGCCTGATTGTTTCAATCCCAGTTGAATGCCTTCGTTGCAAAGCAGATGAAGTAGAGCTATTTCCATACATGGATTCTGCTGTGAAGGAATGCTCGTAGATCGCTGCAGCTGATTCACCAGTTTGGACGTATTCTCATCATTAAGCCGTTCACAAAAGTGATACAATCCCTTCAGCATCGGGTGAACAAAGCAAGCAATTTCTGCCGTTCGTGGGAAAAACTTCAACCGTAGCTCATCGTCATCATAACCAGCACGTAGAAGCAAAAGGTTCTGTTCCATGATAGTCAGTACTTCAAGCAACTCGTTTTCCCAATCACTTGACTGATGTACGTAATTCATCCAGTCCACCAGGAAGCTTGTTTCCTCAGAAACCGAAGCTCGACTCACCACGGTAAGAATTTGCAGCGCATATTGTGGGTTCCGGTGTCCGTAGAGAAGAAAAATTAGCGATACCTACAAAACAAGAGCGGATTTTTAATTAGTCCAGGAATGATTGAATTTATTGCCACTTACCTTATCTTCATAAGAAAGCGAATTTTCAATGAAATTAACATCCTCTTGCGAGAGCATCGCAGTTgaattgtgtgtttatttacaTTCTCTTGACTTCCGAAATGTCAGTTGAGCCCAAACTACATAGAGAGTAAAGTTCGAAATTCGCTCTGAAATTGCTTGTACCCTCATTACTTTCTTGAACGATACAATTTTTCAGTGTATGAGAAAGTGCACGAAGATTCTTTCGCAGACTCGTAtaattattgtgttttttccaGCTTAATATAAAATCCATCAGGGAAGAATTTAAACCTCTATTTGTCAGTAGTGCACTTCTCGGCCAATAGTGCTATTTGGGAACGAATAATCGCAGCATAAATCAAGATGCGTAGATACGACTTTCGAACATATGTTTCAAGATGGCGCTTCATGGCCTGAAAGCTTGAAGGTGGATCTGACAAGTATATGAATCTTGGCACATCCATTTGTAACCTCGAGCAGGACGGGTGTGTGTCGCTCGTCGTCCGTGTCTAAACAGCATAAATTTAGTGTAAATTACACCGTAATTTAGCGTACCCGTGTGTATACTGTTAGTTGTGTGGTACGCCTTCGCTGTGGGCATGCGAGGCGTAAACGTATTATAGGGCAGAACAAGTTAGAAACGTTAACGTTATTTAGTCCACCGTGGAAGAACGCGCAGAGTgtgcagtagcagcagcagcagcaccagcagcagtgaAGTGTAAGAATTTCGGTCAGTCAAAGTGCAAAGAAAACTTGCAAACAAAGTGAAAAAGTTTGCTGTGTGGGATAAAGATGCTGCGCGTTTAGTGGGAATGCGTTTCTTTGGTTGCAGTCCCGTGAATGATTGGAGTAGTCGTAAAGTGTAAAGCCGACGTGTGGATGTCATTTGGATAGGTCTCGAATCTTGCAAATCGGCACCCAGAagtgttgtgtgtgcgtgtccaGGTGGCTAGTGAAATTCAACTTTTCCCATTTCGGTGCGAAGCGTAAAGTGTGCAAAAGTATCGAAtccaaagcaacagcaaataaaTGTAAAGTTAGAAAATATGCTGTTCCGTGaaaagtgtgtgtgaatgtgtgtgcgagCTCACTACTACCACGACGGTAAACGAGGAAGCGAAAGTGTGTGTCGCGTGTGTTGTACGTGCAAGAgggcgtgcgtgtgtgtgcgtgtatgaaTGTGTGTGTCGAGTGTATGgaatgaagaaagaaaaaaaaaacgagtggAAAGAAATGATGTCAAAACCGGAGCCCAATTGATGAGGCTTTCGCTGAAAGGTTGATTTTTCCATCCATACGGAAGTGTTGCGAGCGCGTTACCGGAAGTGAACGGTTCAGGTGGTCGTGAATTCGGGAGCATTTGCACCAGCTGCAAAGGTCCATCCTCCGCGACTTAaatccaccaccaacaccaccccCGGATTCGTCGAACCCTCCTGCGCACTGTGTGTTCGATTTCGATCGGGAGAGGTTACTTGGATTACTCATCTGTGAATCGGTGTggttcgctgtttttttttttgcgtaaagTCGCGATTTCGTCATCGGTTCGATTTGTGCGGGGTTGCTGACATACACCTCGCGCTGGGCCCCGCACGTACCTCGGTCCGGTGCCATTGCAACTGAAAGGCGTaccgttttgtggtttttgtgcaCTGTACGTGAACCGAgcatcctggtcacggcaccaccgtaTGCAACCTGTTCTCACATCATCATCCCACGGCAACCCGTATGCGTTGTTGGGTGAGAGCATAAGTTGCAGCAAAAATTGTCACTCTCCTCCACCCTTCCCTCACCGCTCAcaccttcgttcgtcccatcaaTGCACGGCGAAGAAGCGTTTGGTGATGCATTTTACATCGTTCGCAACGCACTGGTGAACTTTGACTgagtgtgagagagaaagagaacaaCAACGATAAAAGGAAAAAGCGTGGAAAAACGCCCCAGCAGAGTAAACCATGGAAAACCAACATCAGCAACCATCAACACGGTCTGCGTACGACATGGAAACCCAGGAATCCAGATTTGTAAGTAAAGTTTTGGCACCAGACATTTAAGGAAATTATTCCGCATTAACAAAACCTGCCCGCTAATGCGTAGAATCGAACACTTTTGGCTGTCACCTTGTGCGAGGAAGATGCACAAGGCCATGGTCACCGTCTCACAAAGGGGGAAAATGACGTTTGAAATGCTTTCCAGTAGCGGACGGCATCCTTAGATGAAATGTAGCTGAGAATGGACGTATCTCAGTGTGCTCCTTGTTGAGCAAACAATCTGTAGTGTGTCCCTTTGTAGTCATCTATCACCCCCATCTAGTAGACGAGTTTGCGCAACAGTTTGGGGTGAAATGTAGAGCATTCTTGTCAGACAGTGCGAGGTGACAGTGTGTGTACGAATGTATTCGTATAACGATGCTTCTCGGATTTTCTTTGTGTGTGCAATCGGTAGGTGTGGAAAACTGTCATCTGATGCTTTTCTCGCACTGTTTTTGTGAAGATTTTGATCAATCAATTTTGGACGAGATTTTCACGCAGTGAATAAACtttaaatcacattccaaAAGTCAAGGCAATTCGTTCCCATTAATGAATGCCAACGCACCAATTGCATGTCTGTAAATTagcataacaaacaaacagcggTCTAATACGGTTTTAGCGAACGAACGTTGTTTCTTcctggttgttttgtttgcacactGCCGAAATAGATTCACAAAAGAACcaggaaaattatttaatgtttgttgaaCTTTGATTGTTGACCAATATGGAGTGGCGACTAGTCGTGTGCACCTTCGTTGAAGCGCTTGTCACGCATTGCAATGATTCACCAGGAGATTAACACAATTTCGTTATCATTATTCAATTTTGAGCAACCTAAAAATGCATTCTCTTTAACTGTCGTTGTGCTGTTGGAATTCGTTACCACAAACAGATAGTGTATTTTGGAAAGAAAGGACGCAAATATGACAACACAGATAACACCGATTGACAAAACCACTGGTCGATCATATCTTATCTACTTGTGTTGTGGTTCTTGTTTTCCCTTTCAGTGATCTTTTAACAGACACTCATCAATCTTTTTTAAGTTTCGCGAATATAAAGCTGTCAACGGTTCGAACAATTCGCTGTCGATTGTTGTAACAAACTTTTCACCTTACCAGGTGATGTACAGCCAAACCTTTCTCGGTTACACATTCCACTGAATTCCTTCGTTCGGCATCCAGTTGTTTGTTGTGCGCGTAAAGCCGAAAGAAATGAGCCGCCATGGCCCGGTtgccatcatcgtcatcatcataatcGACCGAAAAAAGACCTCCATGAGTGGcaataataaaaagcaaaagcaaatgcaCACCGTTGAAGAAATGCTTATCAAATTCCGCGATATATGTACAATGAACGAACACACaagtgcacacacacatacacactgaaTTGTGTTCTCATTCCTGAGCAAGACGCAAGCCCGATGACTCGGTGTATGCACAACGGAGAGTTTGCAATTTTGCAAAGTGCATCAACCACGTCAAGCGTAATGGTCCGATTCATTCTGccttttatttgattttaaaataagCAAGGCAAAGCAAGGAATTGTATGTAATTGTTGTTCAATATTTTAGTAGTTTCGGTCTAGTTTAAGTTATTGAAAGTCATTTAAACTTAACCATTGTGTTCTGAAATGGATTTTATATTAAAGAAgttgtaatatttaaaataagagGATTTTTAATAAGCTTCAATCAACCCCAACATTGGCTTCATAgaaattttactttaaaaagTAAGATTACAAATTGTGACACATCGTCCTAAACTCCTGATGAAGGAGGAATTCAATAATGATATAGATTACCAAAGGCGAAAGCAAAAGTGAGGCCAACAAAGCTTTTAATTACCTTacagaaacataaaaccatTTGTCGAACACTGTTTATCAACATTGCAAATCAACCTGCTGCGGTTGAGGCAAAGCACGAAGGTGGGATGATCTACTATCTACTTTCCACCCCGACCGGCAAGGGAACCACTTTCGCTCTCACCTTTGCCAGATTTCCGTTTTCACCGACCCTAAGCTTTGTGTCACCTTTCGCCGTTGTGGCCTTTCGCCGATTTCCATCGACAGTGGCACCACAAAACTGTGTATTTATATTCCATTTATTCGCCCATCGCTTCCACCCGAATGTCCGCCTGCTTCCACTACTAAACCGGATTTATACACAAAAGGCCAATGGGATGGGAACATGCTTCTTATCATTTGTGTCTATTTTTTCTGACAGAAGCGGAAAATGGGTGCAGCAACTCTAGTTACATGTGACACATCATGtcgtgatgatgttgatgttttgaatttttaaaacaaggGCCTAGGGTTCAATCGTTACTAGCAGAGGGATGAAAGCACAAACGCCACACCTCTCTCACGCATAGACGGCTTAAGACGCACAAAACTCCAATGATTATTTATGCTGCTGGACGTGTGTGCTGCTTATCAGTGGAGGTAAATCCCCCCCACTCTAGATCGGAAGCACcattcactcacacaccctTGATGTGGATGCATTTTTAGCTCGATTGCAACCCGTTTTAATGACTACCGGCTTCGGGGTTTGTGCGAATTGCAGTGGCTCACTTTCacgagttttgtttgtttatacaATATACAAACTGAAGCTCGATCGGGAAGTTTGTAATCTGTGTgtccaataaaacaaatatgaaaTTCATATTTAGAAGTCTAAATCTCAGAATAATCAATCAAATAGGAAGGGTGCCTTACTTATAGGAACTTAACTGGATTACTTCCTTCCAAGTCTCCCCGCGGTGTGTGAGGTGAAAGCTCTATCTCACGCCGACTCTCTGCAGCCTTCTGGTTCCACACGTTGTtttgccccccccccaaccACTTTCCCCGGACACCCTTGGCGTACCATTCACACGAGACaacgaaattaaattaagaggcagaattttaatttattgcccattgaaaaagaaaccgaaacggacGGGCGGTTATACAGGGAAGGAAAgcggggatgatgatgatgatgatgatgccgatgacgatgacgatagtgatgatgatgaagggAAAAAATGCACCAGAAGATGGAACCGATGGAAAGGAAAGAGCGCTCAGGAACAACACCAGGAACAGTGGGAATAAGAAGAGACGATATTTTTCGATGGCGTGCCGATTGAGTTCGGTCTGTTGGTCAGCCTGTTGTGTTGGTCGCAACTTGGTGCGGTTAGACGACCAGGACAGAGGTCGGCAATGAATGGCTCAGGTGCTACTAAACACGATCCATTCTTCAGGAGCTCCAGGTGTATCACTTTAGTATTCATGTATATTGGAGACTTAGAGTATGGCTGCTACCAATTGTTCTTTAATTCATCAGTTGTATTTAAAAGTTTCTTaaaaaattggtactttttaATTTCCTATCGAAGAGATACAATATACTagttttacataaaaataatcttttgaaaagagtCGTTCAACTCTCTTAAGACTCATGATGTAAAGAATTGAAATTCTATTCTGCTATAAAATGctgcaatattgttttaattaagaGAATTTTTCAAGTGACTTAATTTGTGCAGCCTTAGACTAACAGTGCTTTGGATATTTAGTTTAAATTCAACGTATTATAGAAGAAACTTAATAGTAATAATGTGTATTATTGTATATCTTTATAGATTATGAGCCTTCGTGAATTTCGAGTCTTTGCATTTATTACTCAGAGCCCGAGTCTGAGCGTTTCCGAGTTTTCCAACTCCACTTGGGTGTCCAACAGTTCCAAATTTCATCTGCTTGCTGGCCACTGAGTTGCTGCTTTCGATAGAGCTTTTCTTATCGTTGGCCCCTTCCTCTTTGGGAAGGGATGAAAAATTGGGAGATAGCTACCCAAAGCGCGCAACCTAGTTTTGGCCAGCTTCTTAGCTTTCTGCCAGTTTTTAGCCGCATAAATCGACATCTCCAACTGTGGGCAATGGGAATTTCGCagtattagtgtgtgtgtgtggttgggaAAACATCAAGCTAATGATATTTATCATAGCAAATGCCTTTATTTCGCGTGAAAATTATGCATCCCACTCCATCGAGGATAGATTCGGTGCATAATTTAGCAAAAACCTGTTTGCTAATACCGTTCATATGGCCGGTAGGGTAtaattttgtcatttttttctctattaCAATCGTTGCCACCCAAAAAGCGTTCAGAAATTGCTTCGCGGTGGACGGAGTGGCAGCCCACTCGATAAGAGATGAATAGTGTTTCATACAACATTTCAAGACCTGCTCACATTAAACAGTATCTGTTTCCTCCGCCAaagcgaaaggaaaggaagaaacatatgtgtgtgtgtgtgcgtttgtggtgGCCAACGTTTGCAGGAAACGGTTATTTGAACGCCGCCCGCTAACACAGATGATCAGTGAAGCTTGCTTAATGCAATTCACTGCATTCCACCACGGTGGAGGATTGGTACGTCTGCGGTTCGATGCGATCACCGTCGTACAGCAAATCTGATGAAGGTTTTCCTGTTTTCCTTTTACTGCCGAATCATACATTGTGTTGTACCTCCTCcacatatgtgtgtgtgtgtgtgtgtgtgtgtgtgtgtgtgtgcgttttctACCCTTCGACAGCATATTTTCGTTGACGTCATATGTGCGTATGTGGCCAGTTTCTAAATGAGTTGATGATTTTTCTGAAATTTCTTTCCGGTTGTCCACGTTGGGTCCGCGTTTAAGCTGCTCCAGAAAAGGCTATAACACTCTGACATCtggaaaaatgtgtgtttttttttaaagatgactataatttaattacaaacatggaataaatatgtttattcAGCCTATTTCCGACAAGAAAATATATCTTCGGCCAATATTGAACACCTCCTCCGATCGCAACAAAGCACTTCTGTTGGCAATTTGCTGTTCTTCCTGTATTCGTATATTAGGATGTTTacaaatgaattattaaataaCATATTTGTAAGTAACAAGAAAATATATTCACTTTCTCACGCAAGTGTAAGCAATATGAAGCCAAACGCATAATGCAACCGTCAAAGCCTCTGCGGGGTTGGTGCGCGAAGATTCGGAtcaaaacaaaagggaaagtGAACATACGGTCCGAGCCCGCTATCATTCGTTTTCGTGTTTCAATTTCGCTTGATAGCTTTATGCCGGTGTTcgataacttttttttttacatctcCATGATGGTTGCACTCCAATTAATACGTAATGATAGGCTCTGGTACGTCAAGAGTCATTTGATCACACCCCATCTCGTGATGGGGTGGTATGAAATCTGCGTAAActaacacagacacacacgcgcCCAACACGGCAGGGCTCTCGAATAGATAGGTGAAACACGCACTCCAGCACTGACAATGCCTTTGTCATGTCAGTGACCTTCAACTCTGCATTTCGTGGGTCATTGTTGAGCCGAGGGGGGTGGTACATCTTCCATTGAAAtgcaaaccttttttttgccctgcACGTTTACACACGATTTTCACATGTCAATCTCTCACATGTTCACTACCTAAGCATTGGGATGAAATGATTTCTCTGCTGTGATAAAGTGTTTTAGCGCACTCACGTACACCCGATTTAATGCTTTATGTTGTTTATGGCGCTGGCAATGCTTTTGGCACCTTCTCGTGTGTGTTTCTTGGGAGGCACGCAAGATAAGAGAGTTTTCCACGCACGGGATGTGAtggtgctgatgctgctggtgtAGCACCGATCGATAACGGTCAGGTGGTCGAACAGAACCTGTTTTTCACCTGCAGCCGTGTGGGTGTCCTTGCCGGTTTTACCTGTTCGATGGAGGAGGAAGTTTAAGTGTGATTTTGTATGCTGCTGGTCCGGAGAGCATCTTCGTGGAGATATCTAGGGGATAGGAGTCTCATGTTTGCAGTACtcgaaagatattttttttaagaaaatgaTAAAGATGATCGTTTATAATTAAAGATCATATGACAATTAGAGCTTGATATTGAATATTATAGTtgggaatttatttattattaaatattcgAAGATTTTTTGAAGAAGTCTAATTAATTTGAGCGTAACCTCTGATCTTGTTGAAAATGTTGAGAATGcacaaaaggaaggaaaagtcAGTGGCCCGCAATTTGATCGATTGACAAGTTCATCAAGGTGTGAAGAAATCATTATCttgagatgtgttttttttttggtaacccACACCATATGAATATTCAATTCGTTTTCTCGTAGCAATAAACATCCAGATTAGGTTTGATAAATTAGGTCAAGAGGCACTTGGAGAAATGATACTTCTTTCAAACGCCCCTTTTGTGATCGTTTCGTGGGCCGTGAAGCGCCGTGTTTTCAAGAGTGTGTAAAGATATATCACCCACCCACTATCGTATACCGAAgacaacacaaaaaattacCGTTGTAGCCATATTGCTGATGAATGTTTAGGGAACTCCCAAAACACATCCACCAGTAGCAAAACTCTCCATAAGACATTCGCGCTGTGACCTCATTGGTAATGcaccgatcatcatcatcatcatatcgACATGCTACTCACGTTTAGTGGGTTAGGAGGTTTCGCAAAAAATTAA
The Anopheles moucheti chromosome 2, idAnoMoucSN_F20_07, whole genome shotgun sequence genome window above contains:
- the LOC128310105 gene encoding caspase-8, encoding MLSQEDVNFIENSLSYEDKVSLIFLLYGHRNPQYALQILTVVSRASVSEETSFLVDWMNYVHQSSDWENELLEVLTIMEQNLLLLRAGYDDDELRLKFFPRTAEIACFVHPMLKGLYHFCERLNDENTSKLVNQLQRSTSIPSQQNPCMEIALLHLLCNEGIQLGLKQSGQESNLLVLTAACKAVELYDHSDFLKSIVSHFNRHLSNQNQEQSDASTKNIPNISDVTVGHSPSKSVITKIQTTPSPLESYTFHPERAGIVLLINQFTFYRETNPELIELMPPRPLKDRKGTEVDKKALESLFTEFGYELILEENNTHHQILQAVQHAVQRIKSMHCSLVVCLLSHGQEGKVFGSNSIPVEVKAIQQLMANERLTGKPKLLIVQACQGADLQSAVPIPNHELDGLDGEEKTASVFMDFLVAWSTVPGFASIRHIEKGSWFIQELCAKVRQLYESEHIMDILTAVINDVASKRGYGNECMVPIVQSTLSKKLYFQRRT